From the genome of Leguminivora glycinivorella isolate SPB_JAAS2020 chromosome Z, LegGlyc_1.1, whole genome shotgun sequence, one region includes:
- the LOC125241454 gene encoding L-galactose dehydrogenase-like yields the protein MKYNILGNTDMKVSHVSMGGASFSNIYGSFDEEKSLQLIKKTLSLGVNYLETGPWYGQGSSEKVIGKALKDIPRDTYFIGSKVGRYEKDIRKMFDFSEEKTEAAVDNTLQLLGLEYVDLIQMHDITFAPDISIILKETLPALDRAVKEGKARYIGVADYDLDLMKDIIEESDIQISTILSYSKCTLFDNRLQKYTKYFKSKGVGIINAAATGMGLLTNRGPQPWHPASDDIKAVCQRASNYCKDQGVELARLATWFTLNQPDVDTNVCGFFNTEQMEDTLNVSEKGLTEHEKAVLAHLQLRFFENVTLHWDEVELNAYKTKLDKTTA from the exons ATCATTCGATGAGGAAAAAAGtttacaacttatcaaaaagaCGCTAAGTTTAGGAGTAAACTACCTGGAAACTGGGCCGTGGTACGGCCAGGGAAGTTCGGAGAAAGTAATAGGCAAG GCGCTCAAAGATATCCCAAGAGATACGTATTTCATCGGCAGCAAAGTTGGACGCTACGAGAAAGATATCCGGAAAATGTTCGACTTCTCTGAAGAGAAGACGGAAGCGGCCGTGGATAACACTTTACAACTTCTCGGACTCGAGTACGTGGATCTGATACAA ATGCACGATATCACTTTTGCACCGGACATTTCAATAATTCTAAAGGAAACCTTGCCAGCATTGGACAGAGCTGTGAAAGAAGGCAAAGCCCGATATATTGGAGTAGCTGATTATGATTTAGATTTAATGAAGGACATAATTGAAGAATCTGATATCCAGATATCTACGATTCTGTCATACTCGAAATGTACATTATTTGACAATCgattacaaaaatatacaaaatacttTAAG AGCAAAGGCGTGGGCATAATAAACGCAGCGGCTACCGGCATGGGGCTGCTGACCAACCGCGGCCCGCAGCCCTGGCACCCGGCGAGTGATGACATCAAAGCTGTTTGCCAGCGGGCGTCTAACTATTGCAAG GATCAAGGAGTAGAACTGGCTCGACTGGCAACATGGTTTACTTTAAACCAGCCCGACGTTGATACGAACGTCTGCGGATTTTTCAACACAGAACAAATGGAGGACACCTTAAATGTCTCGGAAAAAGGACTCACTGAACATGAAAAGGCGGTGTTGGCTCATTTGCAGTTAAG gttttttgagaATGTAACTCTACACTGGGATGAAGTAGAATTGAATGCCTACAAAACTAAATTAGACAAGACGACtgcataa